The following proteins are encoded in a genomic region of Lachnospiraceae bacterium KM106-2:
- a CDS encoding cell surface protein: protein MKRTKRLAIAMVTALTLAVATPCVVPDMGVTVSAASKVKLNKKKVTIVKGKKYKLKLQHAKAAKVKWSTKNKKVATVSKKGVVTAKKKGSTNIIAKYGKKKYTCKVTVKNPKKTPTPVTPAPTVDTTAPVTPSTVTPAATPVEVRTAVPTVFNGTTVADFHISKEASVTGGYRYSYYGTVNNTSPYTLSGIAVHITGYAANGTVVEGDEYGYTTGSFAAGQAVGFNEFFYSNYDIAYFTITKVTPSFANNDEQLNVSGVTLPAINSQIGSNIYLTAASMTATHNIGTFDTIDANFEFTAKCATNEWIDVVYTLNAYDAAGNVISTHTYDNGYFARSVTENQVKIYWDDMPCNVARIGITAAVK, encoded by the coding sequence ATGAAGAGAACAAAGAGATTAGCAATAGCTATGGTTACTGCTTTAACATTAGCAGTAGCAACACCATGTGTTGTGCCTGATATGGGGGTTACAGTCAGTGCAGCATCAAAGGTTAAGTTAAATAAGAAAAAGGTTACAATTGTAAAAGGTAAAAAGTACAAACTTAAATTACAACATGCAAAAGCTGCTAAAGTTAAGTGGAGTACGAAGAATAAAAAAGTTGCTACAGTTTCTAAAAAGGGTGTAGTAACAGCTAAGAAAAAAGGTTCTACTAATATTATTGCTAAATATGGTAAGAAAAAATATACTTGTAAGGTTACAGTAAAGAATCCTAAAAAGACTCCAACACCAGTTACACCAGCACCAACAGTAGATACAACTGCACCTGTAACACCTTCAACTGTAACGCCAGCAGCAACTCCAGTTGAAGTTAGAACAGCAGTTCCAACTGTATTTAATGGAACAACAGTAGCGGATTTCCATATTTCAAAAGAAGCATCAGTAACGGGTGGTTATAGATATTCTTATTATGGAACTGTCAATAATACGTCTCCATATACTTTAAGTGGAATTGCAGTACATATTACTGGATATGCAGCAAATGGTACGGTTGTAGAAGGCGATGAATATGGATATACAACTGGTAGTTTTGCAGCAGGACAAGCAGTAGGGTTTAATGAATTCTTCTATAGCAATTATGATATTGCATACTTTACAATTACAAAAGTAACACCAAGTTTTGCAAATAATGATGAGCAACTTAATGTAAGCGGCGTTACATTGCCAGCGATTAACTCACAGATTGGTTCTAATATTTATTTAACAGCTGCCAGTATGACAGCAACACATAACATAGGTACATTTGATACAATTGATGCTAATTTTGAGTTTACAGCAAAATGTGCTACAAATGAATGGATTGATGTTGTCTATACTTTGAATGCATATGATGCAGCGGGAAATGTCATTTCTACGCATACATATGATAATGGCTACTTTGCTAGGAGTGTAACTGAGAATCAAGTGAAAATATACTGGGATGATATGCCATGTAATGTTGCAAGAATTGGTATAACAGCTGCGGTTAAGTAA
- a CDS encoding bacterial surface protein, whose translation MRQRIRPFLVLFILAVVIVMIQSSTVDAASKKVSLCKKAYVSKGEILQLKLKRAKAGKVKWTKKGNQIVISKKGVVSGKKKGSAIVIAQYGKKKYKCRVYVEVPKLSKSLVKLTVGSSTRILLQGTKRAGGWKTSNAKVITVSKGRIKALAPGKAAVSVKVGKKQYRCNVRVLDKDSKKESIPVQSDYTFNGCKISSFGVERERASATAYEYYFHGIITNTSPYLLSGITVLCNEYLADGTMVNKCMIFDMNSTVEPGQPYFKEEEQKSNYDITKFEIVEIHPMFQNQEEKIDVSGIECPKDGSMIVPGIYLDHFLLSGKHSYASFDTFEAKVSLVLHYDPIAKDRGIQIHIKFLDSNGQVVKVDSNYIQLMDVSTTSAREYTIQDVPINTKRIVIEMTDA comes from the coding sequence ATGAGACAGAGGATTCGTCCGTTTTTGGTTCTTTTTATACTAGCAGTCGTCATTGTGATGATACAGAGCAGCACAGTGGATGCAGCAAGTAAGAAGGTATCGTTGTGCAAAAAGGCTTATGTATCCAAAGGAGAAATACTTCAATTAAAACTTAAGAGAGCTAAGGCAGGAAAAGTGAAATGGACTAAAAAAGGAAATCAAATAGTTATTTCTAAAAAAGGCGTTGTATCGGGAAAGAAAAAGGGATCAGCAATAGTGATCGCTCAATATGGCAAGAAAAAGTATAAATGCAGAGTATATGTGGAAGTACCAAAGTTAAGTAAGTCGTTAGTGAAATTAACAGTAGGTAGCAGTACAAGGATCTTATTACAGGGAACGAAACGAGCTGGGGGATGGAAAACTTCTAATGCAAAGGTAATAACAGTAAGCAAGGGAAGAATTAAAGCCTTAGCACCTGGTAAAGCAGCCGTTTCAGTAAAGGTTGGAAAAAAACAATATCGCTGCAATGTTAGGGTACTGGATAAAGATTCAAAAAAGGAAAGTATACCTGTTCAGAGCGATTATACATTTAACGGATGTAAGATATCATCTTTTGGAGTGGAACGGGAAAGAGCGAGTGCAACAGCGTATGAATACTATTTTCATGGAATTATAACCAATACTTCACCATACCTATTAAGTGGTATTACGGTGCTGTGTAATGAGTATCTTGCGGACGGGACTATGGTGAATAAATGTATGATATTTGATATGAATAGTACAGTTGAGCCTGGACAGCCCTATTTCAAAGAGGAGGAGCAGAAATCCAATTATGATATCACAAAATTTGAAATAGTAGAGATTCATCCAATGTTTCAAAATCAGGAAGAGAAAATTGATGTATCAGGTATAGAATGTCCGAAAGATGGTTCTATGATCGTTCCTGGAATTTATTTAGATCATTTCTTATTATCGGGAAAACATAGTTATGCTAGTTTTGATACGTTTGAGGCGAAAGTAAGTCTGGTTCTCCATTATGATCCAATAGCAAAGGATAGAGGGATTCAAATACATATTAAATTCTTAGATTCTAACGGGCAGGTGGTCAAAGTGGACTCCAACTATATTCAATTAATGGATGTATCGACCACAAGTGCACGAGAATATACGATCCAAGATGTGCCGATCAATACCAAGCGCATTGTAATTGAGATGACGGATGCCTAA